The proteins below come from a single Streptomyces sp. MRC013 genomic window:
- a CDS encoding tetratricopeptide repeat protein produces the protein MQPRNMSMSGVVDLAAVKAAGEAKAKAEQARAQAARQGGAAAVPPSALVIDVDEAGFERDVLQRSAEVPVVIDFWAEWCQPCKQLGPLLERLAVEYDGRFVLAKIDVDANQMLMQQFGIQGIPAVFAVVAGQALPLFQGAAPEPQIRETLDQLVQVAEQRFGLTGLTVDADGEAPAAGAGAVPAGPYDALLEAAVRALDSGDVAGAVRAYRNVLVDDPGNTEAKLGLAQAELLGRVQGADPQQVRKNAADDPADVAAQLAAADLDLVGGHVEDAFGRLVDTVRRTVGDDRDAARVRLLELFEVVGPDDPRVIKARGDLARVLF, from the coding sequence ATGCAGCCTAGGAACATGTCCATGAGCGGCGTCGTCGACCTCGCCGCGGTGAAGGCGGCCGGAGAGGCCAAGGCGAAGGCGGAGCAGGCGCGCGCGCAGGCGGCCCGGCAGGGCGGCGCCGCGGCCGTCCCCCCGTCCGCGCTGGTGATCGACGTCGATGAGGCCGGCTTCGAGCGCGACGTCCTCCAGCGCTCCGCCGAGGTGCCGGTCGTCATCGACTTCTGGGCCGAGTGGTGCCAGCCGTGCAAGCAACTCGGCCCGTTGCTGGAGCGGCTGGCCGTCGAGTACGACGGCCGCTTCGTCCTGGCCAAGATCGACGTCGACGCCAACCAGATGCTGATGCAGCAGTTCGGGATCCAGGGCATCCCGGCGGTGTTCGCGGTGGTGGCCGGCCAGGCCCTGCCGCTCTTCCAGGGTGCGGCGCCGGAGCCGCAGATCCGCGAGACCCTCGATCAGCTGGTCCAGGTGGCCGAGCAGCGCTTCGGCCTGACCGGGCTGACCGTGGACGCGGACGGCGAGGCCCCCGCCGCGGGCGCCGGGGCGGTGCCGGCCGGCCCGTACGACGCGCTGCTGGAGGCGGCGGTCCGGGCACTGGACTCCGGTGACGTCGCGGGCGCCGTCCGGGCGTACCGGAACGTCCTGGTCGACGACCCCGGCAACACCGAGGCCAAGCTGGGTCTCGCCCAGGCCGAACTGCTCGGACGGGTGCAGGGGGCGGACCCGCAGCAGGTCCGCAAGAACGCCGCCGACGATCCGGCGGACGTGGCGGCGCAGCTGGCCGCCGCCGACCTCGACCTGGTCGGCGGCCACGTGGAGGACGCCTTCGGGCGGCTCGTCGACACCGTGCGGCGCACGGTCGGCGACGACCGGGACGCGGCGCGGGTGCGGCTGCTGGAGCTGTTCGAGGTCGTCGGCCCGGACGATCCGCGGGTGATCAAGGCCCGCGGCGACCTGGCGCGCGTGCTGTTCTGA
- a CDS encoding TetR/AcrR family transcriptional regulator yields MPRRTPPPGAAGRPGRPRSAAADTAILEAARAALAELGWSGLSMGDVAARAGVAKTTLYRRWAGKNELVVDAVAVLFDGLELPDRGSLAADVEGVVRQFAALLARPEARTALMAVVSEATRDEPLRERIRVSIVERQKRLVLEGRVRAQARGELPATPAGRDGEADAADDLIFDVIAGTVVHRALVSGQPVDEEWIGRLTTLLLGGLGAAVGG; encoded by the coding sequence ATGCCCCGCCGCACCCCTCCTCCCGGCGCCGCCGGACGCCCCGGGCGTCCGCGCAGCGCCGCGGCGGACACCGCGATCCTGGAGGCGGCCCGCGCCGCCCTGGCCGAGCTGGGCTGGTCCGGGCTGTCGATGGGCGACGTGGCGGCCCGCGCGGGCGTCGCCAAGACCACCCTGTACCGGCGCTGGGCCGGCAAGAACGAGCTGGTCGTGGATGCCGTCGCGGTCCTCTTCGACGGGCTGGAGCTGCCCGACCGCGGTAGCCTCGCCGCGGACGTGGAGGGGGTGGTGCGCCAGTTCGCCGCGCTGCTCGCACGCCCCGAGGCCAGGACGGCGCTGATGGCCGTCGTCTCCGAGGCCACCCGCGACGAACCGCTGCGCGAGCGGATCCGCGTCTCCATCGTCGAGCGCCAGAAGCGGCTGGTCCTGGAGGGCCGGGTCCGCGCCCAGGCCCGCGGGGAGCTGCCCGCGACGCCGGCCGGCCGCGACGGTGAGGCGGACGCGGCCGACGACCTGATCTTCGACGTCATCGCGGGCACCGTGGTCCACCGGGCCCTGGTCAGCGGGCAGCCCGTCGACGAGGAGTGGATCGGGCGGCTCACGACGCTGCTGCTCGGCGGTCTCGGCGCCGCCGTGGGCGGCTGA
- a CDS encoding GNAT family N-acetyltransferase yields the protein MHTVIREATVADWPALWPFFHRIVAAGDTFTYPVDLDAEEARGWWLLEPPDRTVVAVDAAGTVVGTAKTNRNQAGNGSHVASASYMVDPAYGGRGVGRALVEDSLRWAKEAGFRGMQFNAVVQTNTHAVRLYEDLGFRIVGTVPEAFRHPERGYTGLHVMYRPL from the coding sequence ATGCACACCGTGATCCGAGAGGCCACCGTCGCCGACTGGCCGGCCCTCTGGCCCTTCTTCCACCGGATCGTCGCCGCCGGCGACACCTTCACCTACCCGGTCGACCTCGACGCCGAGGAGGCGCGCGGCTGGTGGCTGCTGGAGCCGCCCGACCGCACGGTCGTCGCCGTCGACGCGGCCGGCACGGTCGTCGGCACGGCCAAGACGAACCGCAACCAGGCGGGCAACGGCTCCCACGTCGCCAGCGCCAGCTACATGGTCGACCCGGCGTACGGCGGGCGCGGCGTCGGCCGGGCGCTCGTGGAGGACAGCCTCCGGTGGGCGAAGGAGGCGGGCTTCCGGGGGATGCAGTTCAACGCGGTCGTCCAGACCAACACCCACGCGGTGCGGCTCTACGAGGACCTGGGCTTCCGGATCGTCGGCACCGTGCCGGAGGCCTTCCGCCACCCGGAGCGGGGCTACACGGGGCTGCACGTGATGTACCGGCCCCTCTGA
- a CDS encoding methylmalonyl-CoA mutase family protein produces the protein MDADAIEEGRRRWQARYDAARKRDADFTTLSGDPVEPVYGPRPGDTYDGFERIGWPGEYPFTRGLYPTGYRGRTWTIRQFAGFGNAEQTNERYKMILAAGGGGLSVAFDMPTLMGRDSDDPRSLGEVGHCGVAIDSAADMEVLFKDIPLGDVTTSMTISGPAVPVFCMYLVAAERQGVDPSVLNGTLQTDIFKEYIAQKEWLFEPEPHLRLIGDLMEHCARDIPAYKPLSVSGYHIREAGATAAQELAYTLADGFGYVELGLSRGLDVDVFAPGLSFFFDAHVDFFEEIAKFRAARRIWARWMKEVYGATTDKAQWLRFHTQTAGVSLTAQQPYNNVVRTAVEALAAVLGGTNSLHTNALDETLALPSEQAAEIALRTQQVLMEETGVANVADPLGGSWYVEQLTDRIEADAEKIFDQIKERGLRAHPDGKHPIGPITSGILRGIEDGWFTGEIAESAFRYQQSLEKGDKRVVGVNCHTGSVTGDLEILRVSHEVEREQVRVLADRKARRDDAKVRSALDAMLAAARDGSNMIGPMLDAVRAEATLGEICDALRDEWGTYTEPAGF, from the coding sequence ATGGACGCTGACGCCATCGAGGAAGGCCGCCGACGCTGGCAGGCCCGTTACGACGCCGCCAGGAAGCGCGACGCCGACTTCACCACGCTCTCCGGGGACCCCGTGGAGCCCGTGTACGGGCCGCGGCCCGGCGACACCTACGACGGCTTCGAGCGGATCGGCTGGCCCGGTGAGTACCCCTTCACCCGGGGCCTGTACCCGACCGGCTACCGCGGCCGCACCTGGACCATCCGCCAGTTCGCCGGCTTCGGCAACGCCGAGCAGACGAACGAGCGGTACAAGATGATCCTGGCCGCGGGCGGCGGCGGCCTCTCCGTCGCCTTCGACATGCCCACGCTCATGGGCCGCGACTCCGACGACCCCCGCTCGCTCGGCGAGGTCGGCCACTGCGGCGTCGCCATCGACTCCGCCGCCGACATGGAGGTCCTCTTCAAGGACATCCCGCTCGGCGACGTCACCACCTCGATGACCATCAGCGGCCCCGCCGTCCCGGTCTTCTGCATGTACCTCGTCGCCGCCGAGCGCCAGGGCGTCGACCCGTCCGTCCTCAACGGCACGCTCCAGACGGACATCTTCAAGGAGTACATCGCCCAGAAGGAGTGGCTGTTCGAGCCGGAGCCCCACCTGCGCCTCATCGGCGACCTGATGGAGCACTGCGCCCGGGACATCCCCGCGTACAAGCCGCTCTCCGTCTCCGGCTACCACATCCGCGAGGCCGGCGCGACGGCCGCGCAGGAGCTGGCGTACACCCTCGCCGACGGCTTCGGCTACGTCGAGCTCGGCCTCTCCCGCGGCCTGGACGTGGACGTCTTCGCCCCCGGCCTCTCCTTCTTCTTCGACGCGCACGTCGACTTCTTCGAGGAGATCGCCAAGTTCCGCGCCGCCCGCCGCATCTGGGCCCGCTGGATGAAGGAGGTCTACGGCGCCACGACCGACAAGGCGCAATGGCTCCGCTTCCACACCCAGACCGCCGGCGTCTCCCTGACCGCGCAGCAGCCGTACAACAACGTCGTGCGCACCGCAGTCGAGGCGCTCGCCGCGGTGCTCGGCGGCACCAACTCGCTGCACACCAACGCCCTCGACGAGACCCTCGCCCTCCCCTCCGAGCAGGCCGCCGAGATCGCCCTGCGCACGCAGCAGGTGCTGATGGAGGAGACCGGCGTGGCCAACGTCGCGGACCCGCTGGGCGGCTCCTGGTACGTGGAGCAGCTCACCGACCGCATCGAGGCCGACGCCGAGAAGATCTTCGACCAGATCAAGGAGCGCGGCCTGCGCGCCCACCCGGACGGGAAGCACCCCATCGGCCCGATCACCTCCGGCATCCTGCGCGGGATCGAGGACGGCTGGTTCACCGGGGAGATCGCCGAGTCCGCCTTCCGCTACCAGCAGTCCCTGGAGAAGGGCGACAAGAGGGTCGTCGGCGTCAACTGCCACACCGGTTCCGTCACCGGCGACCTGGAGATCCTCCGGGTCAGCCACGAGGTGGAGCGCGAGCAGGTCCGGGTCCTCGCCGACCGCAAGGCCCGCCGCGACGACGCGAAGGTGCGTTCCGCGCTCGACGCGATGCTGGCCGCCGCCCGCGACGGCTCCAACATGATCGGGCCCATGCTCGACGCCGTACGGGCCGAGGCCACGCTCGGGGAGATCTGCGACGCCCTGCGCGACGAGTGGGGCACCTACACCGAGCCCGCCGGGTTCTGA
- a CDS encoding DUF3817 domain-containing protein, translating into MKSSVLTRYRVMAYVTAVMLLILSTCMVFKYGFDMGEDVTFVVSQTHGILYIVYLVFAFDLGSKARWPLGKLLWILLSGTIPLAAFFVERKVVREVGPLIAGSAPAVAEA; encoded by the coding sequence ATGAAATCCAGCGTGCTGACCCGCTACCGGGTGATGGCCTACGTCACCGCCGTCATGCTGTTGATCCTGTCGACCTGCATGGTCTTCAAGTACGGGTTCGACATGGGCGAGGACGTGACCTTCGTGGTGTCCCAGACCCACGGCATCCTCTACATCGTCTACCTCGTCTTCGCCTTCGACCTGGGGTCCAAGGCGCGCTGGCCGCTCGGCAAGCTGCTGTGGATCCTGCTCAGCGGCACCATCCCCCTCGCCGCGTTCTTCGTCGAGCGCAAGGTCGTCCGCGAGGTCGGGCCGCTGATCGCCGGCTCCGCCCCGGCCGTCGCCGAGGCCTGA
- a CDS encoding MarR family transcriptional regulator: MPKPLSLPFDPIARADELWRRRWGPVPSMAAITSIMRAHQILLAEVDAVVKPYGLTFARYEALVLLTFSKSGELPMSKIGERLMVHPTSVTNTVDRLVRSGLVAKRPNPRDGRGTLASVTDKGREVVEAATADLMAVDFGLGAYDAEGCAEIFAMLRPLRVAAGDFEEGQGRA; encoded by the coding sequence GTGCCGAAGCCGCTCAGCCTCCCCTTCGACCCCATCGCCCGCGCCGACGAGCTCTGGCGGCGGCGCTGGGGGCCGGTCCCCTCGATGGCGGCGATCACCTCGATCATGCGCGCCCACCAGATCCTGCTGGCCGAGGTCGACGCGGTGGTCAAGCCGTACGGGCTGACGTTCGCGCGGTACGAGGCGCTGGTGCTGCTCACCTTCTCCAAGTCCGGGGAGTTGCCCATGTCGAAGATCGGCGAGCGGCTGATGGTCCACCCCACGTCCGTGACGAACACCGTCGACCGGCTGGTCCGCTCCGGTCTCGTCGCCAAGCGTCCCAACCCCCGGGACGGGCGGGGCACGCTCGCCTCCGTCACGGACAAGGGCCGCGAGGTGGTCGAGGCGGCCACGGCGGACCTGATGGCCGTGGACTTCGGCCTGGGCGCGTACGACGCGGAGGGGTGCGCGGAGATCTTCGCGATGCTCCGGCCGCTGCGGGTGGCCGCGGGGGACTTCGAGGAGGGGCAGGGGCGCGCGTAG
- a CDS encoding MTH1187 family thiamine-binding protein, producing the protein MIVAFSVTPLGVGEEVGEYVAEAVRVVRESGLPNRTDAMFTSVEGEWDEVMDVVRRAVAAVEARAPRVSLVLKADIRPGVTDGLTAKVDAVERRLA; encoded by the coding sequence GTGATCGTCGCGTTCTCCGTCACCCCGCTGGGCGTCGGCGAGGAGGTCGGCGAGTACGTCGCCGAGGCCGTGCGCGTCGTCCGCGAGTCGGGCCTGCCGAACCGCACCGACGCGATGTTCACCTCCGTGGAGGGGGAGTGGGACGAGGTCATGGACGTCGTCCGCCGCGCGGTGGCGGCCGTCGAGGCCCGCGCCCCGCGCGTCTCCCTCGTCCTGAAGGCCGACATCCGCCCCGGCGTGACGGACGGCCTCACCGCCAAGGTCGACGCGGTGGAGCGCCGCCTGGCCTGA
- a CDS encoding DUF3817 domain-containing protein, translating into MDIKTASALHRLRLVSGPEAVSFLVLLVCSVLKRTTEFNAVPFMGAVHGFLFVLYLVFWLDAWKNAKWDVKTGALYFVLAVVPFGGFYADRRLRRAADAAVIASRARREGTVDA; encoded by the coding sequence GTGGACATCAAGACCGCATCCGCCCTCCACCGCCTCCGCCTCGTCTCGGGCCCCGAGGCGGTCTCCTTCCTCGTGCTGCTCGTCTGCTCGGTCCTCAAGCGCACCACGGAGTTCAACGCCGTCCCCTTCATGGGCGCCGTCCACGGCTTCCTCTTCGTGCTGTACCTGGTCTTCTGGCTGGACGCCTGGAAGAACGCGAAGTGGGATGTGAAGACCGGCGCGCTGTACTTCGTCCTCGCCGTGGTGCCCTTCGGAGGCTTCTACGCCGACCGCAGGCTCAGGCGCGCCGCCGACGCCGCCGTGATCGCCTCCCGCGCCCGGCGCGAGGGGACGGTGGACGCGTGA
- a CDS encoding AIM24 family protein, translating into MSTSAVFDPSTLPSGGNVNPYAFCVHLEGSRWFLQKGKMIAYYGDVSFDGVGHGALDRLVRTSFHSPMHAGDWVVAEGSGKMLLADRAFDVNSYDLEEGNLTVRAGNLLAFEPSLSLKQSIVPGFLTLLGTGTFVAASNGPVVFMEPPIRVDPQALVGWADCPSPCHHYDHAYLSGVLGGLRALTGIGGASGEEHQLEFVGAGTVLLQSSEALVPERGAGTVPHGPGVPGGGAPQPGYGSGQDPRGPVPGLPGQLGDLRRRFGL; encoded by the coding sequence GTGAGCACGTCCGCGGTGTTCGACCCGTCGACCCTGCCGAGCGGCGGCAACGTCAACCCGTACGCCTTCTGCGTGCACCTGGAGGGGTCCCGGTGGTTCCTGCAGAAGGGGAAGATGATCGCGTACTACGGGGACGTCTCCTTCGACGGCGTCGGGCACGGCGCGCTGGACCGGCTGGTGCGCACGAGCTTCCACTCCCCGATGCACGCCGGCGACTGGGTGGTGGCGGAGGGCAGCGGCAAGATGCTCCTCGCGGACCGGGCGTTCGACGTGAACTCCTACGACCTCGAGGAGGGCAACCTGACGGTCCGCGCGGGGAACCTGCTCGCCTTCGAGCCGTCGCTGTCGCTCAAGCAGTCGATCGTGCCGGGTTTCCTGACGCTGCTCGGGACGGGCACGTTCGTGGCGGCGTCCAACGGGCCGGTGGTGTTCATGGAGCCGCCGATCCGGGTGGACCCGCAGGCGCTGGTGGGCTGGGCGGACTGCCCGTCGCCGTGCCACCACTACGACCACGCGTACCTGAGCGGGGTGCTGGGCGGCCTGCGGGCGCTGACGGGGATCGGCGGGGCGTCGGGCGAGGAGCACCAGCTGGAGTTCGTCGGGGCCGGGACGGTCCTGCTGCAGTCGTCGGAGGCGCTGGTGCCGGAGCGGGGCGCGGGAACCGTTCCGCACGGTCCGGGCGTCCCCGGAGGCGGGGCTCCGCAACCGGGGTACGGTTCCGGCCAGGACCCGCGCGGTCCGGTACCGGGCCTTCCCGGCCAGCTGGGGGACCTCCGGCGTCGCTTCGGGCTGTGA
- a CDS encoding MarR family transcriptional regulator, protein METEAATRWLTDAEQCAWRTYLDVTRLLTYQLERDLQPFGLTYNDYEILVNLSESPELRMRMSDLATATLQSKSRLSHQITRMENAGLVRRENCESDRRGLYAVLTDHGMETMRKVAPHHVDSVRRHFIDRLSPEALTGLHSSLRPIGEHLRGLRGKP, encoded by the coding sequence ATGGAGACCGAAGCGGCCACCCGGTGGCTCACCGACGCCGAACAGTGCGCCTGGCGCACGTACCTGGACGTCACCCGACTCCTGACGTACCAGTTGGAGAGGGACCTCCAGCCGTTCGGCCTGACCTACAACGACTACGAGATCCTGGTGAACCTCTCGGAGTCCCCCGAGCTGCGCATGCGGATGAGCGACCTCGCCACCGCCACCCTCCAGTCCAAGAGCCGGCTGTCGCACCAGATCACCCGCATGGAGAACGCCGGACTGGTCCGCCGTGAGAACTGCGAGTCGGACCGGCGCGGACTGTACGCCGTGCTCACCGACCACGGTATGGAGACCATGCGGAAAGTGGCGCCGCACCACGTGGATTCGGTGCGCAGGCACTTCATCGACCGGCTCTCCCCCGAGGCGCTGACCGGCCTCCACTCCTCCCTGCGGCCCATCGGGGAGCACCTGCGCGGGCTGCGCGGCAAGCCCTAG
- the meaB gene encoding methylmalonyl Co-A mutase-associated GTPase MeaB, translated as MVDVPALVAQAREGRPRAVARLISLVEGASPQLREVMAALAPLSGGAYVVGLTGSPGVGKSTSTSALVSAYRRAGKRVGVLAVDPSSPFSGGALLGDRVRMSEHASDPGVYIRSMATRGHLGGLAWAAPQAIRVLDAAGCDVVLVETVGVGQSEVEIASQADTSVVLLAPGMGDGIQAAKAGILEIGDVYVVNKADRDGADATARELNHMLGLGEARAPGDWRPPIVKTVAARGEGVDEVVEALEKHRAWMEEHGVLAERRRSRAAHEVETIAVTALRERIGDLRGDRRLGALAERITAGELDPYAAADELVAGLTGR; from the coding sequence ATGGTGGACGTCCCCGCACTGGTCGCCCAGGCACGGGAGGGCCGGCCGCGGGCCGTGGCCCGGCTGATCTCGCTCGTGGAGGGGGCGTCCCCGCAGCTCCGTGAGGTGATGGCGGCGCTGGCCCCGCTCTCGGGCGGGGCGTACGTGGTGGGTCTGACGGGCTCGCCCGGCGTCGGCAAGTCCACGTCGACCTCGGCGCTGGTCTCCGCGTACCGCAGGGCGGGCAAGCGGGTCGGCGTCCTGGCGGTGGACCCGTCGTCGCCGTTCTCCGGGGGCGCCCTGCTGGGCGACCGGGTCCGGATGTCCGAGCACGCCTCGGACCCGGGCGTCTACATCCGCTCCATGGCCACCCGCGGGCACCTGGGCGGTCTGGCGTGGGCGGCGCCGCAGGCGATCCGCGTGCTGGACGCGGCGGGTTGCGACGTGGTGCTGGTGGAGACGGTCGGCGTCGGCCAGTCCGAGGTGGAGATCGCCTCGCAGGCCGACACCTCCGTGGTGCTGCTGGCGCCCGGCATGGGCGACGGGATCCAGGCGGCGAAGGCCGGGATCCTGGAGATCGGCGACGTGTACGTGGTGAACAAGGCGGACCGGGACGGCGCGGACGCCACGGCCCGGGAGCTCAACCACATGCTGGGGCTCGGCGAGGCCCGGGCTCCGGGCGACTGGCGGCCGCCGATCGTCAAGACGGTCGCCGCGCGCGGGGAGGGCGTCGACGAGGTCGTGGAGGCCCTGGAGAAGCACCGCGCGTGGATGGAGGAGCACGGCGTCCTCGCCGAGCGCCGCCGGTCCCGCGCCGCCCACGAGGTGGAGACCATCGCGGTCACCGCGCTGCGCGAGCGGATCGGCGACCTGCGCGGCGACCGGCGCCTCGGGGCGCTCGCCGAGCGGATCACGGCGGGCGAGCTCGATCCGTACGCGGCCGCCGACGAACTGGTGGCGGGCCTCACGGGCCGCTGA
- a CDS encoding acetyl-CoA C-acetyltransferase, translated as MSGTTGTTSVIVAGARTPMGRLLGSLKSFSASDLGGFAIKAALERAGIGGEQVQYVIMGQVLQAGAGQIPARQAAVKAGIPMNVPALTINKVCLSGLDAIALADQLIRAGEFDVVVAGGQESMTNAPHLLPKSREGYKYGAIEMLDAMAYDGLTDPFEQIAMGASTERHNTRLGIGRAEQDEVSARSHQRAAAAQKNGLFDAEITPVEVPQRKGDPVVFAKDEGVRPDTTVETLARLRPAFDEDGTITAGSSSQISDGAAAVVVMSRAKAEELGLEWIAEIGAHGNVAGPDNSLQSQPSNAIRNALEKEGVGVDDLDLIEINEAFGAVVVQSAEDLGVSHEKVNVNGGAIALGHPIGMSGARIVLHLALELGRRGGGIGAASLCGGGGQGDALILRVPSASAK; from the coding sequence ATGTCTGGAACGACCGGTACCACCTCCGTCATCGTCGCGGGTGCCCGCACCCCCATGGGCCGGCTGCTCGGCTCGCTGAAGTCCTTCTCCGCCTCCGACCTCGGCGGCTTCGCCATCAAGGCCGCGCTGGAGCGGGCGGGCATCGGCGGCGAGCAGGTGCAGTACGTGATCATGGGGCAGGTGCTCCAGGCGGGCGCCGGGCAGATCCCGGCCCGGCAGGCCGCCGTCAAGGCAGGCATCCCGATGAACGTCCCGGCGCTGACGATCAACAAGGTCTGCCTCTCCGGCCTCGACGCCATCGCCCTCGCCGACCAGCTGATCCGCGCCGGCGAGTTCGACGTGGTCGTCGCCGGCGGCCAGGAGTCCATGACCAACGCGCCGCACCTGCTGCCGAAGTCCCGCGAGGGCTACAAGTACGGCGCGATCGAGATGCTCGACGCGATGGCGTACGACGGCCTCACCGACCCGTTCGAGCAGATCGCCATGGGCGCGTCCACCGAGCGGCACAACACCCGTCTCGGCATCGGCCGCGCCGAGCAGGACGAGGTCTCCGCCCGGTCGCACCAGCGCGCGGCGGCCGCCCAGAAGAACGGCCTGTTCGACGCCGAGATCACCCCGGTCGAGGTCCCGCAGCGCAAGGGCGACCCGGTGGTCTTCGCCAAGGACGAGGGCGTCCGCCCGGACACGACGGTCGAGACGCTGGCCCGGCTCCGCCCGGCCTTCGACGAGGACGGCACGATCACGGCCGGCTCGTCCTCGCAGATCTCCGACGGCGCCGCGGCCGTCGTGGTGATGAGCAGGGCCAAGGCCGAGGAGCTGGGCCTGGAGTGGATCGCCGAGATCGGCGCGCACGGCAACGTCGCGGGCCCGGACAACAGCCTGCAGTCCCAGCCCTCCAACGCCATCCGCAACGCCCTGGAGAAGGAGGGCGTCGGCGTCGACGACCTCGACCTGATCGAGATCAACGAGGCGTTCGGGGCCGTCGTGGTGCAGTCGGCCGAGGACCTCGGGGTATCCCACGAAAAGGTGAACGTCAACGGCGGTGCCATCGCCCTGGGCCACCCCATCGGCATGTCCGGCGCCCGTATCGTGCTGCACCTGGCGCTGGAGCTCGGGCGGCGCGGCGGCGGCATCGGCGCGGCGAGCCTGTGCGGCGGCGGCGGTCAGGGCGACGCGCTGATCCTGCGCGTCCCGAGCGCTTCGGCGAAGTAA
- the mce gene encoding methylmalonyl-CoA epimerase, with amino-acid sequence MLTRIDHIGIACFDLDETVEFYRSTYGFEVFHTEVNEEQGVREAMLKINGTSDGGASYIQLLEPVREDSTVAKWLAKNGEGVHHIAFGTADVDGDAAAVRDKGVRVLYDEPRRGSMGSRITFLHPKDCHGVLTELVTSAEPSSAEH; translated from the coding sequence ATGCTCACGAGAATCGACCACATCGGGATCGCCTGCTTCGACCTGGACGAAACCGTCGAGTTCTACCGCTCGACGTACGGCTTCGAGGTCTTCCACACGGAGGTCAACGAGGAGCAGGGGGTCCGCGAGGCCATGCTCAAGATCAACGGCACCTCCGACGGAGGCGCCTCCTACATCCAGTTGCTGGAGCCCGTCCGCGAGGACTCCACCGTCGCCAAGTGGCTGGCGAAGAACGGCGAGGGCGTCCACCACATCGCCTTCGGCACCGCCGACGTGGACGGCGACGCCGCCGCCGTCCGGGACAAGGGCGTCCGGGTCCTCTACGACGAGCCCCGCCGCGGCTCCATGGGATCCCGGATCACGTTCCTGCACCCCAAGGACTGCCACGGCGTGCTCACCGAACTGGTCACCTCGGCTGAACCCTCCTCAGCCGAGCACTGA